The following proteins are encoded in a genomic region of Ferrimicrobium acidiphilum DSM 19497:
- a CDS encoding FAD-dependent oxidoreductase: MRVVVIGAGATGLGVAWDLTLRGIDVTVVEARELGAGTSGRFHGLLHSGGRYLVTDPSAAKECYSENMLLRRIACDAVVATGGYFVKKFGDDSTFESRWLSQAEELGVPTHPVKVAELVDELPMLTRDVQRAHWVPDGVLEGFTMLSMLVQAIESRGSRLFDHTKAIRLRLDGDRVSGVEVEGVGGYRVLECDAVVNTAGPWAGIVARDWGLDIKVQPSYGLMLIFANRRMNKVVNRLKPPGDGDIFVPHREVVILGTTDVAQGLPDAPEPRRAEAIRLMELGAELVPDLGSWRVLRGFTGVRPLYEPSGVTGDSRTVSRDFAVLDHGETDGLNGAFSVLGGKWTTFRLMGEALGERLAKALNVDSPSLSREVAIERRHVRSVPSAPKARGALLCECEQVYEADLDESTATSQMQRRFDTWFAMGPCQGTFCAHRVLGRERAVGFADELSSLRREREHGLNAVGWGASARLIALEQSIAAQSLGEDAR; this comes from the coding sequence GTGAGAGTTGTAGTCATCGGCGCTGGCGCCACTGGTTTGGGCGTAGCCTGGGACCTTACACTTCGTGGGATCGATGTCACTGTGGTAGAGGCACGCGAACTTGGTGCTGGCACCTCCGGACGCTTTCATGGGCTGCTCCACAGCGGCGGTAGGTATCTCGTCACTGATCCATCTGCGGCCAAGGAGTGTTATAGCGAGAACATGCTGTTGCGTCGGATTGCGTGCGACGCAGTGGTGGCAACCGGAGGGTACTTCGTGAAGAAGTTCGGTGATGACAGCACCTTCGAGAGTCGTTGGTTGAGCCAGGCCGAAGAGTTGGGAGTGCCCACCCACCCGGTGAAGGTTGCTGAACTGGTTGATGAATTGCCGATGCTGACTCGCGATGTTCAGCGCGCCCACTGGGTCCCCGATGGCGTCCTCGAGGGGTTCACCATGCTCTCAATGTTGGTACAAGCGATCGAATCACGTGGATCTAGGCTGTTCGATCACACTAAGGCGATACGGTTGCGACTTGATGGTGATCGTGTGAGCGGTGTCGAGGTCGAAGGTGTGGGCGGGTATCGAGTTCTCGAGTGTGATGCGGTGGTGAACACAGCCGGCCCATGGGCTGGGATCGTCGCTCGTGATTGGGGTCTCGACATAAAGGTTCAGCCATCATATGGACTGATGCTCATATTCGCCAATCGCCGCATGAACAAGGTTGTCAACCGGTTAAAACCACCTGGAGATGGAGATATCTTCGTCCCCCATCGAGAGGTGGTTATTCTTGGCACCACCGATGTCGCTCAGGGATTACCGGATGCGCCCGAGCCAAGACGTGCCGAGGCGATACGGTTGATGGAGCTGGGAGCTGAGTTGGTTCCAGATCTAGGTTCATGGCGGGTGCTTCGAGGGTTCACGGGTGTTCGTCCCCTCTACGAACCCTCTGGGGTTACTGGTGATTCACGAACAGTATCGAGGGACTTCGCGGTCCTCGATCACGGTGAGACCGACGGTTTGAATGGAGCGTTCTCTGTGTTGGGAGGTAAGTGGACTACGTTTCGCTTGATGGGCGAGGCCCTTGGCGAAAGATTGGCCAAGGCGCTCAATGTTGATAGCCCAAGCCTCAGTCGTGAGGTTGCTATAGAGCGAAGGCATGTGAGATCGGTGCCGTCTGCTCCGAAAGCTCGTGGAGCCCTGCTGTGTGAATGTGAGCAGGTATATGAGGCTGACCTAGATGAGTCGACGGCAACTTCGCAGATGCAACGGCGCTTTGATACCTGGTTTGCCATGGGTCCGTGCCAAGGTACCTTCTGTGCCCACAGAGTGCTAGGTCGAGAGCGAGCTGTGGGTTTCGCTGATGAGCTCTCATCATTGCGGCGAGAGCGTGAACACGGCCTAAATGCCGTGGGTTGGGGCGCCAGTGCTCGCTTGATTGCGCTCGAGCAGTCGATTGCAGCTCAATCCTTAGGAGAGGATGCCAGATGA
- a CDS encoding heterodisulfide reductase-related iron-sulfur binding cluster, producing MRRFEYEDACIKCSICVTACPVYRVDQQFPGPKALGPDWYRRHQAGEQKAMEHVIDCTFCQLCEEACPVDVPIAHLIAEHKQFANQSPRLKLRDYLLTHPQWLAMAPSLVKAPKQLGVPLGVSAKTQWPTPSPTKRNYRHQSTRRHYDGRTVGIYVDCFTRGFDSETLLAATAILQRLGFNTVNLPTASHCCGAAAYASGLIGEAERTAKVTHRALRRMTSQLEAIVTLNATCDDTLRVEWPRYFGLTLSVPVTPFVEFVLANANPSFFAELRSRPSQGVLYTHATCRSKAAKGEGTLFSLVQQASEQGPRILEISCCGAAGSYAFKSEHTEVARALGGRAARAIDEPGMILTDSGTCAIHLEELTGYRSVHPARWMQSQLSSTEVLQ from the coding sequence ATGAGACGATTCGAATATGAGGACGCCTGTATTAAGTGTTCGATATGCGTAACAGCCTGCCCGGTATATCGGGTTGACCAGCAGTTTCCAGGGCCGAAGGCGCTTGGCCCTGATTGGTATAGACGGCATCAGGCAGGTGAGCAAAAGGCGATGGAGCACGTGATTGATTGTACGTTTTGTCAGCTGTGCGAGGAGGCCTGTCCCGTTGATGTGCCGATCGCACACCTGATAGCCGAGCACAAACAGTTTGCGAACCAGTCGCCACGACTTAAGTTGCGCGACTATCTATTGACCCACCCTCAGTGGTTAGCGATGGCTCCATCCTTGGTGAAGGCTCCAAAGCAGCTAGGCGTGCCCCTTGGGGTGAGTGCAAAGACACAGTGGCCGACACCCTCTCCGACGAAACGCAACTATCGCCACCAGTCGACTCGACGGCACTACGACGGTCGCACTGTCGGTATCTATGTCGACTGCTTTACCCGAGGATTCGACTCAGAGACACTGCTCGCCGCGACTGCTATCCTCCAGCGGTTAGGGTTCAACACGGTAAACCTGCCCACTGCAAGCCATTGTTGTGGCGCCGCCGCTTACGCCTCGGGCCTGATTGGCGAGGCCGAGCGGACTGCTAAGGTGACTCATCGTGCGCTTCGGAGGATGACGAGCCAGCTTGAGGCTATTGTTACTTTGAACGCCACCTGCGATGACACCTTGCGTGTCGAGTGGCCGCGTTATTTCGGATTGACACTTTCGGTGCCGGTAACCCCGTTTGTAGAGTTCGTACTTGCCAACGCGAATCCTAGCTTCTTCGCTGAGCTGCGTTCGAGACCATCTCAAGGGGTTCTCTACACCCATGCAACCTGCCGCTCCAAAGCGGCAAAGGGGGAGGGGACGCTTTTTTCACTTGTTCAGCAGGCAAGTGAGCAGGGTCCTCGGATTCTGGAGATTAGCTGCTGTGGTGCTGCTGGTTCCTATGCGTTTAAGTCAGAACACACCGAGGTCGCCAGGGCGTTGGGTGGTCGAGCCGCTCGGGCCATCGATGAGCCAGGTATGATTCTCACCGATAGCGGTACATGTGCGATCCATCTTGAGGAGTTGACTGGCTACCGCAGTGTACACCCTGCTCGATGGATGCAGTCTCAGCTTTCAAGCACGGAGGTGTTGCAGTGA